A window from Leptospira meyeri encodes these proteins:
- a CDS encoding sulfate ABC transporter substrate-binding protein: MKINTRISKIKPGISAILCIFFSLGILSSLAAESTFLHVSFDPTRELYEEINKAFLKEWKAKKGNEFAIQQSHGGSGKQARAVIDGLDADVVSLALSYDIDSISAKSGLIDANWEKKLPNHSVPYYSTIVFLVRKSNPKKIKDWDDIVKPGVSIITPNPKTSGGARWNYLAAYGFAKRKYKSDEKATEFVKALFQNTTVLDTGARGSTTTFVQRGIGDVLITWENEAKLSLDEEKRSGKNTLEVVYPSESIKAETPVAVVTKTATEKGNLEKATTYLEFLYTKEGQSIIAKHFFRPIDAAIAKSSAKEFPNIKLFSLSDLGETWDSAQKKHFADAGVFDAIYKTK; the protein is encoded by the coding sequence ATGAAAATAAACACTCGTATTTCGAAAATAAAACCAGGAATTTCTGCCATATTGTGCATTTTCTTTAGCTTGGGGATTCTCTCTTCCTTAGCTGCGGAATCCACTTTCCTCCACGTGTCCTTCGACCCCACAAGAGAATTATATGAAGAAATTAACAAAGCCTTCTTGAAAGAGTGGAAGGCCAAAAAAGGAAACGAATTTGCGATCCAACAATCTCATGGTGGATCTGGAAAACAAGCTCGTGCGGTCATCGATGGACTGGACGCTGATGTTGTAAGTCTTGCTCTTTCCTACGATATCGATAGTATTTCCGCCAAATCAGGGTTAATTGATGCAAATTGGGAGAAAAAACTCCCGAATCATAGTGTTCCTTACTACTCGACCATTGTGTTTTTAGTTCGTAAATCCAATCCGAAAAAAATTAAAGATTGGGATGATATCGTAAAACCAGGAGTTTCCATCATCACTCCTAACCCCAAAACAAGTGGTGGAGCTCGTTGGAATTATCTAGCGGCTTACGGATTTGCAAAACGCAAATACAAATCAGACGAAAAAGCAACTGAGTTTGTGAAAGCGCTTTTTCAAAACACAACGGTTCTTGATACGGGAGCTCGCGGGTCCACAACTACCTTCGTACAAAGAGGGATTGGTGATGTTCTGATTACTTGGGAAAATGAAGCAAAACTTTCACTCGATGAGGAAAAAAGATCTGGTAAAAACACATTAGAAGTTGTGTATCCTTCTGAATCCATCAAAGCGGAAACTCCTGTGGCCGTTGTTACCAAAACTGCTACAGAAAAAGGCAATTTGGAAAAAGCGACTACCTACTTAGAATTTCTTTATACAAAAGAAGGACAGTCGATCATCGCAAAACATTTTTTTAGACCAATTGATGCCGCAATAGCAAAGTCTTCTGCGAAAGAATTTCCCAATATTAAATTATTTTCCCTATCCGATTTAGGGGAAACTTGGGATTCTGCTCAGAAAAAACATTTTGCAGATGCTGGCGTCTTTGATGCCATCTACAAAACTAAGTAA
- the cysT gene encoding sulfate ABC transporter permease subunit CysT, whose translation MLIETRPYKKTHLGISLGLTVFYSSAVVVIPLLGLFFHSLGIGVSGILEVFSDERIRSALYLSFSVGIISAIINLFVGFLFAWVLVRYRFPFKKLLDTLIDLPFTLPTAVAGIALTTIYSQNGIIGSFFDQWGIKIAYTPIGIVIALVFIGFPFVVRTVQPVIEELPKELEESARCLGASPFQTFYKVLLPELWPSLLAGTGMAFARSIGEYGSVVFISGNIPGKTEILPLLIVTKLEQYEYEKATAIALVMLLTSFVFMFLINLLQERASKKLS comes from the coding sequence ATGCTGATAGAAACGCGGCCGTATAAAAAAACACATTTAGGAATCAGTTTAGGACTGACAGTTTTTTATTCGTCTGCGGTTGTTGTCATCCCTCTTCTCGGACTCTTTTTCCATTCCCTTGGGATTGGAGTCTCCGGGATCTTGGAAGTATTTTCTGACGAAAGAATTCGCTCGGCACTTTATCTAAGTTTTAGTGTAGGAATCATTTCTGCTATCATCAATCTCTTTGTGGGCTTTCTTTTTGCTTGGGTACTTGTTCGTTACCGCTTTCCATTTAAAAAATTACTAGATACACTGATCGATTTGCCATTTACCTTACCCACCGCAGTTGCAGGGATTGCTCTCACTACCATTTATTCACAAAATGGAATCATTGGATCTTTTTTTGACCAGTGGGGAATCAAAATTGCCTATACTCCCATTGGGATTGTCATTGCTTTAGTCTTTATTGGATTTCCTTTTGTGGTAAGAACCGTACAACCTGTCATCGAAGAGTTGCCCAAAGAACTGGAAGAGAGTGCACGTTGTCTTGGTGCCTCCCCCTTCCAAACCTTTTATAAAGTTTTACTGCCTGAACTTTGGCCTTCGCTGCTTGCAGGAACCGGAATGGCTTTTGCTAGGAGTATTGGTGAATATGGATCGGTTGTTTTTATCTCCGGAAACATTCCTGGAAAAACAGAAATCCTTCCCCTCCTCATTGTCACCAAACTAGAACAGTACGAATACGAAAAGGCAACGGCCATTGCTCTTGTGATGTTACTGACATCCTTTGTCTTTATGTTTTTGATTAATTTACTCCAAGAAAGGGCCTCTAAAAAATTATCATGA
- the cysW gene encoding sulfate ABC transporter permease subunit CysW, protein MKNKIFPIFLVILAYFFAGIILILPIYTVFSEAFSEGYTKYIESITGEYALYAIGLTIKVSVVSVILNTIFGVTAAFTITRFNFPGKNILVTIIDSPFAVSPVVSGLIFLLLFGRQGYFGDFLSTHGIKIVFNTPGLILATVFITFPFVARELVPLMQSQGREEEEAGLLLGASFLQLLRRVILPNIKWGLLYGIILCNARAMGEFGAVSVLSGHIRGKTTTLPLHIEMLYNEFDSVGAFSCATLLVFLSLLTLIFKLILEKRTASQKNAD, encoded by the coding sequence ATGAAAAATAAGATTTTCCCTATTTTTCTTGTGATTTTGGCCTATTTCTTCGCTGGAATCATTCTGATTTTGCCCATTTATACGGTCTTTTCGGAAGCATTCTCGGAAGGATATACAAAGTACATCGAATCCATTACGGGCGAGTATGCTCTTTATGCTATTGGACTTACCATCAAAGTCTCTGTAGTTTCCGTGATTTTAAATACAATCTTTGGTGTGACCGCGGCATTTACGATCACAAGATTCAATTTTCCTGGCAAAAATATTTTAGTCACCATCATTGATTCTCCCTTTGCTGTTTCACCTGTCGTTTCTGGTCTCATCTTTTTATTGTTATTCGGAAGACAAGGTTACTTTGGAGATTTTCTTTCAACACATGGAATCAAAATCGTATTTAATACACCGGGCCTTATCCTTGCGACAGTATTCATTACCTTTCCTTTCGTGGCCCGGGAATTAGTTCCGCTTATGCAAAGCCAAGGGAGAGAAGAAGAGGAAGCTGGGTTGTTACTTGGAGCGAGTTTCCTCCAACTTCTCAGGCGTGTCATCCTTCCTAATATCAAATGGGGATTGTTATACGGGATTATTCTTTGTAACGCAAGGGCTATGGGTGAGTTTGGAGCGGTCTCTGTTCTTAGTGGACATATCCGTGGAAAAACAACTACTCTTCCCCTTCACATTGAAATGTTATACAATGAATTTGATTCTGTGGGTGCTTTTTCATGTGCCACCTTACTGGTGTTTCTCTCTCTGCTTACTCTCATCTTTAAATTGATTTTGGAAAAACGAACCGCGAGTCAAAAAAATGCCGATTGA
- a CDS encoding sulfate/molybdate ABC transporter ATP-binding protein, whose amino-acid sequence MPIEISNVNKTFGSFTALKDVNLSIPDGELVALLGPSGSGKTTLLRIIAGLEEPSSGKVEFVGENLSTSKIQNGEVGFVFQHYALFRHMTIAENIAFGLEVRPKHLRPSKKEIGEKVSKLLTLIQLEKFHNRYPHELSGGQRQRVALARALAIEPKFLLLDEPFGALDAKVRKELRNWLRRLHDEIHITSVFVTHDQEEALEVSDRIVILNQGQLEQVGSPDEVYNKPKSPFVFHFLGDVNLFHGRIEEGTTKIGNLALDSTEHQDVKESVAVAYVRPYDVEIVRESDQGIAAEIQYIHSTGRNVRVELKRVDTGTLIESVLEQETYRLLNLLPGETVYLRIKKAKVYVEDFSI is encoded by the coding sequence ATGCCGATTGAAATCAGTAATGTCAATAAAACCTTTGGGTCGTTCACCGCTCTAAAAGATGTCAACCTCTCCATTCCTGATGGGGAACTTGTGGCCCTTCTTGGTCCGTCTGGATCTGGAAAAACCACCTTACTTCGCATCATCGCCGGTCTCGAAGAACCATCGTCTGGGAAGGTGGAGTTTGTAGGGGAAAACCTTTCTACATCCAAAATTCAAAATGGCGAAGTGGGATTTGTTTTCCAACACTATGCCCTATTTCGTCATATGACCATCGCAGAAAATATTGCTTTCGGTTTGGAAGTGAGACCAAAACACCTAAGACCTTCTAAAAAAGAAATTGGCGAAAAAGTTTCGAAACTCCTCACCCTTATCCAATTAGAAAAATTTCACAATCGTTACCCGCATGAATTGTCTGGGGGCCAACGCCAAAGAGTGGCACTGGCAAGGGCTCTTGCCATCGAACCAAAATTTTTGTTACTGGATGAACCCTTTGGTGCCTTAGATGCAAAAGTCAGAAAAGAACTACGCAATTGGTTACGCCGTCTCCATGATGAAATCCACATCACAAGTGTTTTTGTCACACATGACCAAGAAGAAGCATTGGAAGTCAGTGATCGAATTGTCATCCTCAATCAGGGTCAATTAGAACAAGTAGGAAGCCCGGACGAAGTGTACAACAAACCAAAGTCTCCTTTTGTTTTTCATTTCTTAGGAGATGTAAATCTCTTTCATGGACGAATCGAGGAAGGAACAACAAAAATTGGGAATTTAGCCCTCGATAGCACAGAACACCAAGATGTAAAAGAATCGGTGGCTGTGGCCTATGTTCGCCCTTATGATGTGGAAATTGTCAGAGAGTCTGACCAAGGGATTGCAGCAGAAATCCAATACATCCATTCCACCGGAAGGAATGTCCGGGTAGAACTGAAACGAGTGGACACTGGAACCCTCATCGAGTCCGTATTGGAACAGGAAACCTACCGTCTTTTGAACCTTTTGCCTGGTGAGACCGTCTATTTGAGGATTAAAAAAGCAAAAGTTTACGTAGAAGACTTCTCTATCTAA
- a CDS encoding phosphoadenylyl-sulfate reductase has protein sequence MGNLEVLTETYHSLSLEQGLRQLSLDFPGKVVFTTSFGLEDQAITHAILTNQIEIRIATLDTGRLFQETYDVWQKTNIRYGAKIEAFYPNEKEIKNFVEQNGPNAFYDSLDLRKECCRIRKLVPLDAILKDKEVWVTGLRKDQSGFRTEMSIFESDPQRNLIKYQPLLLWSFEDTWKYIREHNVPYNLLHDRGFPSIGCAPCTRAIEPGEDFRAGRWWWEQESKKECGLHWVDGKLTPKKG, from the coding sequence ATGGGAAATTTGGAAGTTTTGACAGAAACCTATCACTCCCTCTCGTTGGAACAGGGCTTACGACAACTCAGTTTGGATTTTCCCGGAAAAGTGGTCTTCACCACAAGTTTCGGACTGGAAGACCAAGCCATCACTCATGCCATCCTAACAAACCAAATCGAAATTCGGATTGCTACTTTGGACACAGGGCGTCTCTTCCAAGAAACCTATGATGTTTGGCAAAAAACAAACATTCGTTATGGGGCAAAAATTGAAGCGTTTTATCCAAACGAGAAAGAAATCAAAAACTTCGTCGAACAGAATGGTCCCAATGCATTTTATGATTCTTTAGATTTAAGAAAAGAATGTTGTCGGATTCGGAAACTCGTTCCTCTTGATGCCATTTTAAAAGACAAAGAAGTTTGGGTGACAGGTCTTAGAAAAGACCAATCTGGATTTCGAACCGAAATGTCAATTTTCGAATCAGATCCTCAAAGAAATTTAATCAAATACCAACCGCTACTTTTATGGTCTTTTGAAGATACTTGGAAGTATATCAGAGAACACAACGTACCATACAACCTATTACACGATCGCGGTTTTCCAAGTATTGGCTGTGCACCTTGCACCCGTGCCATTGAACCAGGAGAAGACTTTCGAGCAGGCCGATGGTGGTGGGAACAAGAATCGAAGAAAGAGTGCGGCTTACACTGGGTAGACGGCAAACTCACACCGAAAAAAGGATAA
- the cysD gene encoding sulfate adenylyltransferase subunit CysD — translation MTDLHRLSHLDQLESEAIYILREVAAQFERPALLFSGGKDSICLVHLALKAFRPGKFPFPLVHIDTGHNFDEALKFRDDLAERTGEKLIVRFVQDSIDQGKAVEEKGKFPSRNAIQAVTLLDTIAEFKFDACIGGARRDEEKARAKERIFSVRDEFGSWDPKLQRPELWNIYNGKIHVGENVRVFPISNWTELDVWEYIRKENIELPSLYFSHRREIVWREDLVFPVSKFITLDNTDKVETRTVRFRTVGDMTCTAAVESEANTIDDIIREIQVSRTTERGSRLDDKRSEAAMEDRKKGGYF, via the coding sequence ATGACCGATTTACATCGACTTTCCCATCTAGACCAACTAGAATCGGAAGCCATTTATATTTTACGAGAAGTAGCAGCACAATTTGAAAGACCTGCCCTTCTGTTTTCAGGTGGAAAGGATTCGATTTGTTTAGTGCATTTAGCATTAAAAGCCTTTCGGCCTGGAAAATTTCCATTTCCTCTGGTTCACATCGACACAGGACATAACTTTGATGAGGCGCTAAAATTTAGGGACGACCTAGCTGAACGAACCGGAGAAAAACTCATTGTTCGTTTTGTGCAAGATTCGATAGACCAAGGAAAGGCCGTCGAAGAAAAAGGAAAGTTCCCTAGTCGTAATGCCATCCAAGCAGTGACACTTCTCGATACCATTGCTGAGTTTAAGTTTGATGCATGTATTGGTGGGGCTCGTCGGGATGAAGAAAAAGCACGTGCCAAAGAAAGAATTTTTTCTGTAAGAGATGAGTTTGGATCTTGGGACCCGAAACTCCAACGCCCTGAACTTTGGAATATCTATAATGGGAAAATCCATGTCGGGGAAAACGTTCGTGTTTTCCCTATTAGCAACTGGACAGAACTTGATGTTTGGGAATACATTCGAAAAGAAAACATTGAACTCCCTTCCTTATATTTTTCACACAGGAGAGAAATTGTATGGCGAGAAGACCTAGTATTTCCGGTATCGAAGTTCATCACTTTAGACAATACCGACAAAGTAGAAACAAGAACCGTTCGATTTCGAACTGTAGGTGATATGACTTGTACAGCGGCTGTAGAATCAGAAGCCAATACAATCGATGATATCATTCGTGAAATTCAAGTTTCACGAACGACAGAAAGAGGCTCTCGATTGGACGACAAACGTTCCGAAGCGGCAATGGAAGATAGAAAAAAAGGCGGATACTTTTAA
- a CDS encoding sulfate adenylyltransferase subunit 1, whose translation MDILRFITAGSVDDGKSTLIGRLLYDSKSIFQDQLEAIEKAGQVNGQINLALLTDGLKAEREQGITIDVAYKYFSTPKRKFIIADAPGHVQYTRNMVTGASNSDLAIILIDARKGVIEQTYRHSYIVSLLRIPYVVVCVNKMDLVDFSEEVFLNIQKQYLDFAKDLDLKSIHFLPISALNGDNVVDLSTSMPWWKGNSLLGFLEGIEIHTEEESPAPRFPVQNVIRPQTAEYHDYRGYAGQIRSGHFTVGDSITVLPSGLKSKIKAIDTYAGSVQTAFAPMSVVIRLEDEIDVSRGDMLVVSGSEPTTSQDLEAHICWMDQKAMTPGSKYLLRQTTNAVKASIRSLEYRVETSTHEKKVQESLALNEIGKVSIRTAKPVAYDPYSKIRGTGSFVLVDEGTNQTVAAGMLL comes from the coding sequence ATGGATATTTTACGTTTTATTACGGCAGGAAGCGTGGATGATGGAAAATCAACCCTCATCGGACGATTGTTATACGATAGTAAATCGATTTTCCAAGACCAATTAGAAGCCATTGAAAAAGCAGGACAAGTGAATGGCCAAATCAACCTAGCCCTTCTCACTGATGGATTAAAAGCAGAAAGAGAACAAGGGATTACCATCGACGTTGCTTACAAATATTTTTCGACTCCAAAAAGAAAGTTTATCATCGCCGATGCACCTGGTCATGTTCAATACACGAGAAACATGGTGACTGGTGCTTCTAACTCTGATCTTGCAATCATTCTCATTGATGCCAGAAAAGGAGTCATCGAACAAACTTACCGCCATTCCTATATTGTTTCTCTCCTTCGGATTCCTTATGTAGTTGTTTGTGTCAATAAAATGGACTTAGTTGATTTTTCAGAAGAAGTGTTTTTAAACATTCAAAAACAATATTTAGACTTTGCAAAAGATCTGGATTTAAAATCCATCCACTTCCTTCCCATTTCCGCTCTCAATGGTGACAATGTGGTAGACCTATCAACTTCTATGCCTTGGTGGAAAGGGAACTCACTTCTTGGATTTTTAGAAGGAATTGAAATTCACACAGAAGAAGAATCACCTGCTCCAAGATTTCCTGTTCAAAATGTGATCCGTCCACAAACAGCTGAATACCATGATTACAGAGGTTATGCGGGTCAAATCAGAAGTGGTCACTTCACTGTTGGTGATTCCATTACCGTTTTACCAAGTGGACTAAAATCAAAAATCAAAGCTATCGATACTTATGCTGGTTCAGTCCAGACAGCTTTCGCACCGATGTCTGTTGTGATTCGATTGGAAGATGAAATTGATGTGAGTCGTGGGGATATGTTAGTTGTCAGTGGCAGTGAGCCTACCACTTCCCAAGATTTGGAAGCCCATATCTGTTGGATGGACCAAAAGGCAATGACACCTGGTTCGAAGTATTTACTGCGCCAAACAACGAATGCAGTCAAAGCTTCCATTCGGTCCTTGGAATATCGGGTGGAAACAAGCACCCATGAGAAGAAAGTACAGGAGAGCCTGGCCTTAAATGAAATCGGAAAAGTGAGCATCCGAACAGCAAAACCCGTAGCCTATGACCCTTATTCTAAAATCCGCGGAACGGGGAGCTTCGTTTTAGTAGATGAAGGTACCAACCAAACCGTAGCTGCTGGAATGTTATTGTAG
- a CDS encoding TauD/TfdA family dioxygenase — MTQTTATRSQWIRKSFIGETKLPLVYEPSEEKDILSLTKWIQKNQKEWREDLETYGAILFRGFPVHEATDFQSILFATEEKKLGEFYLGTSPRDQVVKHVFTASELPPHYPIMQHAEMSFLDNPPKLLFFYAEKASETGGETPLTDLREIYKDINPEIKEKIEKHGIRYRRRYDGPSKKARFSLWKTKRWDEMFGTTNLEEVEKISNQNRFHLDWFGKDSLTITNEQSGFRIHPQAKTIAWHNHSQTFHYQAAVSEVWKIFKKQKTIRSLSVALLLTLLTTIKRISGSESHDVHVTYGNGDEISAKEMKSISDVFWKHLVAIPWQTGDVLIIDNLSVSHGRLPFTGPRRILVGWSD; from the coding sequence ATGACTCAGACCACCGCTACCCGATCACAATGGATCCGCAAATCTTTCATCGGAGAGACCAAACTCCCCCTTGTCTACGAGCCCTCTGAAGAAAAGGATATACTGAGCCTTACGAAGTGGATTCAGAAAAACCAGAAAGAATGGAGAGAGGATTTAGAGACCTATGGGGCGATTCTCTTTCGTGGTTTTCCGGTTCATGAGGCAACCGACTTCCAATCCATCCTCTTCGCAACTGAGGAAAAAAAACTTGGTGAGTTTTATTTAGGAACTTCTCCAAGAGACCAAGTCGTCAAACATGTGTTTACTGCAAGTGAACTCCCTCCCCACTACCCCATCATGCAACATGCGGAGATGAGTTTCTTAGATAACCCACCTAAACTTTTATTTTTTTATGCAGAAAAAGCTTCAGAAACTGGCGGTGAAACTCCTCTCACCGATCTTCGGGAAATTTATAAAGACATTAATCCAGAAATCAAAGAAAAAATTGAGAAACATGGGATTCGCTATCGAAGGCGATATGATGGTCCATCCAAAAAAGCAAGGTTCTCTTTATGGAAAACAAAACGTTGGGATGAAATGTTTGGTACTACAAACTTAGAAGAAGTAGAAAAAATATCAAATCAAAATAGATTTCATCTAGATTGGTTTGGAAAAGATTCCTTAACCATTACCAATGAACAATCAGGATTTAGAATTCATCCGCAAGCCAAAACCATTGCATGGCATAACCATTCCCAAACCTTTCATTACCAAGCAGCTGTTAGTGAAGTTTGGAAAATTTTCAAAAAACAAAAAACAATTCGTTCTCTCAGTGTAGCACTCCTGCTCACTCTTCTAACAACCATCAAAAGAATTTCTGGATCAGAATCACACGATGTTCACGTGACTTATGGAAATGGAGATGAAATTTCGGCAAAAGAAATGAAATCTATATCAGATGTATTTTGGAAACATTTAGTGGCCATTCCTTGGCAAACGGGAGATGTACTCATCATTGACAATTTGTCAGTTTCTCACGGAAGACTTCCCTTCACTGGGCCGAGACGAATTCTTGTAGGATGGTCTGATTAA
- a CDS encoding bile acid:sodium symporter family protein: MDINSVRLNFNKDSVYLINALVGFIMFGIALELKLQDFKLLLRYPKPAFVGLFSQYILLPIATLLIIWVVNPHPGLALGMVLVAACPGGNMSNFFTHLAKGNLALSVSLTTFSSAFAFILTPIGFFFWGNLLPVTREYLKSISVSPYEILISITVLLVVPLILGILFQKLFPKLTHTVKRAVQRISILLLAFFIVGALATNWKFFKEYIHLLFGLVFVMNLAGLSLGYYFAKIFRLPLSDRKTVAIETGIQNSSLGLAIVFSFFDGLGGMAMICAWWGIWHLIAGAAVATYWNKSSKGLEP, encoded by the coding sequence ATGGATATCAATTCAGTTCGTCTCAACTTTAACAAAGACTCGGTCTATTTAATCAATGCACTAGTTGGTTTTATTATGTTTGGAATTGCCTTGGAATTAAAACTCCAAGACTTTAAACTACTTTTACGCTACCCCAAACCAGCGTTTGTTGGATTATTTAGCCAATACATATTGTTACCAATAGCCACCCTGCTTATCATTTGGGTGGTGAACCCACACCCTGGTCTTGCTCTAGGAATGGTACTAGTGGCAGCCTGTCCAGGTGGGAATATGTCTAACTTTTTCACACATTTGGCAAAAGGAAACTTAGCACTCTCTGTGAGTCTGACAACGTTTTCTTCTGCATTTGCTTTTATTCTGACTCCTATTGGATTTTTCTTTTGGGGAAATTTACTTCCCGTCACAAGAGAATACTTAAAGTCGATCTCAGTAAGCCCCTATGAGATTTTGATTTCCATCACCGTGCTCCTGGTTGTCCCACTGATACTCGGAATTCTTTTTCAAAAACTATTTCCCAAATTAACTCATACAGTGAAACGAGCAGTGCAAAGGATTTCCATTTTACTACTCGCTTTCTTTATCGTGGGTGCTCTTGCAACTAACTGGAAATTTTTTAAAGAATACATTCACCTTCTCTTTGGTCTGGTCTTCGTGATGAATCTTGCTGGACTTTCTCTTGGATACTATTTTGCCAAAATCTTCCGGTTACCTCTCAGTGATAGAAAGACAGTAGCAATAGAAACCGGAATTCAAAACTCAAGTCTTGGTCTTGCCATTGTTTTTAGTTTCTTTGATGGCCTCGGTGGAATGGCAATGATTTGTGCTTGGTGGGGAATTTGGCACCTGATCGCCGGTGCCGCGGTTGCTACTTATTGGAACAAGAGTTCGAAAGGATTGGAACCTTAA
- a CDS encoding NADPH-dependent assimilatory sulfite reductase hemoprotein subunit, with amino-acid sequence MAEQKKETLAEKVKRLSRGLRGTLALSLKDEHTGSLRSDDQLLLKFHGMYQQDDRDRREERAAKKLERLYSFMIRLRIPGGMIGPVHWEALHNVAGENSTGTIKITTRQTVQLHGILKSKIKPTIKAFDSVFLDSIAACGDVNRNVTCTSNPATSPLHKEVFGYAGEISRSLLPKTRAYYEIWLDENLLAEKEEPEDPLYKDVYLPRKFKIAIAIPPYNDVDLFTNDIGLIAIIENGQLIGFNVAVGGGLGTTHGNPDTYPRVGTVFGFIPKKDILKVVYEIVTVQRDFGNREDRKLSRLKYTLDRLGVEFYKREVEKRVGISFEPAKDYQFTQRSDDFGWKQDVAGNWHYTVFVENGRVCDEHGYNLKTALLEVSKTRRATFRFTCNQNLILSDIFPKDKDLIESILVKFGVHRKTSEISPIRKNSIACVALNTCSLALAEGQRYLPSLIDKIEPILTKHGLAEEPVSIRMTGCPNGCARPYISEIGLVGTSYGKYNLHLGADAEGYRLNRKYKEDLDETAILSELDGLFGRFSKERNSKESFGDYINRIGILN; translated from the coding sequence ATGGCAGAACAAAAAAAAGAAACATTAGCAGAAAAAGTAAAACGTCTTAGTCGGGGCTTAAGAGGAACTCTTGCTTTGAGTTTGAAAGATGAACATACAGGGTCTTTACGTTCTGATGACCAACTCTTACTTAAGTTTCATGGAATGTACCAACAAGATGACAGGGATCGTAGAGAAGAACGTGCTGCTAAAAAATTAGAACGTTTGTATTCCTTTATGATTCGTCTCCGAATCCCAGGTGGAATGATTGGGCCAGTACACTGGGAAGCATTACATAATGTGGCCGGCGAAAATTCCACAGGAACGATCAAAATCACCACTCGCCAAACTGTCCAACTACATGGTATTTTGAAATCAAAAATCAAACCTACGATCAAAGCTTTTGATTCAGTTTTTTTGGATTCGATTGCCGCTTGTGGAGATGTGAATCGCAATGTAACTTGTACATCAAATCCTGCCACAAGTCCCTTACACAAAGAAGTGTTCGGATATGCAGGTGAAATCAGCAGATCTTTATTACCTAAAACAAGAGCCTATTATGAGATTTGGCTAGATGAAAATCTTTTAGCTGAAAAAGAAGAACCTGAAGATCCATTATATAAAGACGTATACCTTCCTCGTAAGTTTAAAATTGCAATTGCGATTCCACCATACAACGATGTAGATCTTTTCACAAATGATATCGGCCTCATCGCTATCATTGAAAATGGACAACTAATCGGTTTCAATGTGGCTGTTGGTGGGGGCCTTGGAACCACTCATGGAAATCCAGATACATACCCACGTGTTGGAACAGTATTTGGATTTATTCCAAAAAAAGATATTTTAAAAGTTGTTTATGAAATCGTAACCGTTCAAAGAGATTTTGGAAATAGGGAAGATCGAAAACTTTCCCGTTTAAAATACACTTTGGATCGATTAGGTGTTGAGTTCTACAAACGTGAAGTCGAAAAACGGGTGGGGATTAGTTTTGAACCTGCAAAAGATTATCAGTTCACACAAAGGTCAGATGATTTTGGTTGGAAACAGGATGTGGCAGGTAACTGGCATTATACTGTATTTGTGGAAAATGGTAGAGTTTGTGATGAACACGGATATAATTTAAAAACAGCGCTTCTGGAAGTTTCCAAAACCAGACGCGCAACTTTCCGCTTTACTTGTAATCAAAACCTTATCCTTTCCGATATTTTCCCAAAGGATAAGGATCTCATTGAGTCCATCCTTGTAAAGTTTGGTGTTCACCGAAAGACAAGTGAAATATCGCCTATTCGCAAAAACTCCATTGCTTGTGTGGCATTAAACACTTGTTCGCTTGCTTTGGCGGAAGGACAAAGATACCTTCCGAGTCTCATTGATAAAATTGAACCCATTCTTACAAAACATGGGCTGGCAGAGGAACCTGTTTCCATCCGTATGACTGGTTGTCCGAATGGATGCGCAAGGCCGTATATTTCGGAAATTGGTCTTGTGGGAACCTCGTATGGAAAATACAATTTACACTTAGGTGCAGATGCCGAAGGATATCGACTCAATCGTAAGTATAAAGAAGATTTGGATGAGACGGCAATTCTATCTGAACTAGATGGACTCTTTGGAAGGTTCTCGAAAGAGAGAAATTCCAAAGAATCTTTTGGAGATTATATCAATCGAATTGGAATCTTAAATTAA